The sequence GAGCCGGCCGGGACGCTCGCGCCGCCCGCCTGGATTGCCTGGGCGAGGTCGGCGGGGGTGAGGCCGTCCCGCGCGAGCTCGGCGTCGTCGGGGGTGACATCGACCTGGAGGTCGCGGACGCCGGTGACCTGGACGCGGCCGACGCCGTCGATGTCCTTCAGCGCCGGTACGACCGTCTTGTCGAGCTGGTCGGCGAGCGCCTGCTGGTCCTTGCCGGAGGTGGCGGCGAGCACGACGGTCGGCATGTCGTCGGTGGAGCCGGAGATCACCTGCGGGTCGACCTCGGACGGCAGCTGGTTGCGGGCCCGGTTCACGGCCTGCTGCACATCGGCGACGATCTGCTTGGTGTCGTTGCCGTAGTCGAAGGACGCCATGATCACGGCGTTGCCCTCGCCCGCGGTGGAGGTGACCGAGGTGACGCCGTCGACGCCCTGGAGGCCGTCCTCGATCGGCTCGACCACCTGCTTCTCGACGGCGTCGGGGGCGGCGCCCTGGTACGGCGCGATCACCGACACCATGGGCAGGTCGATGGTGGGCAGCAGCTGCTGCTTGATCTGGGGTATCGCGATCGCGCCGAAGACCAGGGCGACGATCGAGATCAGGCCGATGAGGGCCCGTTGGGCGAGGCTGAATCTGGACAGCCAGGACATGGGTGAGGGTCTCTCTTCCGTGAGCGGCAGAAGCGCTTCCGGTCACCGAGAACGCAAGGGCCCCAAGGGAACCCACAGGGTGCGCGGGAAGCGGCGACGGACGCCCAGGAGCGTCCACACCCCACCACCTTCGGCCATCCGGGAGGCCCGGACCGTAGGCCGCAGGTCCCGTTTCCCTACCCGTCTCCTACTCCGCGCGCAGTACACGGCGGGTGGAGATGTACGGAGGTACGCGGGTGGAGATCAGTCCACCCGCGGCCGGACGAGCCCGGACTCGTACGCGATCACCACGAGCTGGGCCCGGTCGCGCGCGCCGAGCTTGGCCATGGCCCGGTTGACATGCGTCTTCACCGTCAGGGGGCTGACCGCGAGGCGTTCGGCGATCTCGTCGTTGGAGTGGCCGCCGGCGACCTGGACGAGCACCTCGCGCTCGCGTCCGGTGAGCGCGTCGAGCCGTTCGGCGCCGAGGGGGGCGCGGCCGTCGTCGCCGTCGCCCTGGGCGAGGAAGCGGGCGATCAGGCCCTTGGTGGCGGCCGGGGAGAGCAGGGCCTCGCCGCCCGCGGCGATCCGGATGGCGCTGAGCAGTTCCTCCGGTTCGCTGCCCTTGCCGAGGAAGCCGGAGGCGCCGGCGCGCAGTGACTGCACCACGTAGTCGTCCACCTCGAAGGTGGTCAGGATGACCACGCGCACCTGGGCGAGATCGGTGTCCTCGCTGATCAGACGGGTGGCGGCGAGGCCGTCGGTGCCGGGCATGCGGATGTCCATGAGGACGACGTCGGGGTGCCGCTCCTTGGCCAGCAGGACCGCCTGCGCGCCGTCGGACGCCTCCCCCACCACCTCCATGTCGGGCTCGGAGTCGACCAGCACCCGGAACGCGCTGCGCAGCAGGGCCTGGTCGTCGGCGAGCAGGACACGGATCGTCATACGGGCTCCCCCGGTGCCGTCGTACGGCCCTCGATGCGGGTGTCGGTGGTGCTGACCGGCAGGATCGCATGGACGCGGAAACCGCCGCCGTAGCGGGGGCCGGTGCTGAGGGTGCCGCCGAGGGCGCTGACGCGTTCACGCATGCCGAGGAGGCCGTGGCCGCCGCCCGTCTCGGGGACGGGGCCGGGGGCGCCTTCAGGGTCGCGCTCGGGGTCGTGCTCGGGGTGGGCGTCGGGGCCGGGAGCCGCGCCGGCGCCGTCGTCCACGACCGTGATCTCGATGTCCCGTCCGACGCGTACGACGCTCACCTCGGCCCGCGCGCCCGCGCCCGCGTGCTTGCGGACGTTGGTCAGGGCCTCCTGGACGATCCGGTAGGCGGCGAGGTCCACGGCCGCGGGCAGACGGGTGTCCTGGTCGGCGCGGGCGACCTCCACCGGCAGGCCCGCGCTGCGGAAGGTGCCGGCCAGCTCTTCCAGGAGGCTGAGGCCGGGGGCGGGTTCGGTGGGCGCCTCAGGGTCGCCGGACTGGCGGAGCAGGCCGACGGTGGCGCGCAGCTCGTTGAGCGCGCTGCGGCTGGCCTCGCGGACGTGGGCGAGGGCCTCCTTGGCCTGGTCGGGGCGCTTGTCCATGACATGGGCGGCGACGCCGGCCTGCACATTGACCAGGGCGATGTGGTGGGCGACGACGTCGTGCAGGTCGCGGGCGATGCGCAGGCGCTCCTCGGCGACCCGGCGGCGCGCCTCCTCCTCCCGGGTGCGCTCGGCGCGTTCGGCGCGTTCCCGGATGGCCTGGACGACGGCTCTGCGGCTGCGGACCGCGTCGCCCGCGGTGGCGCCGATGCCGGTCCAGGCGAGGACGCCCAGGTTCTCCTGCGCGTACCAGGGCAGGGGCCCGGCGAGCATCGCGGCGGCGGTCAGCACGGTCATGGTGAGCAGGCCGACGCGGAAGGTGGTGGTGCGGTCGGTGGTGGCGGCGACGGTGTACAGGGCGACGACGGCGGACATCGTGACCGGGGCGCGGGGGTCGCCGGTGACGCACTCCACCACGGAGAAGGTGCCGGTGAGGGCGAGGACGGTCCGGGGGGCGCGGCGACGGAAGACGAGGGCGACGGCGGCCAGCAGCATCAGCAGCAGGCTCAGGACACCAGGGCTGCGGACGTCCCAGGTGACGCCCTGGTCGTCCGAGGGAGCGGCGAAGGAACCGGCGACCATGCAGACGAGAACGGCCGCGGCGAGGGCCGCGTCGAGCGCGAGGGGGTGGGCCTTGAGCTCACAGCGGGCGCGTTCGAGAGTGGTCACACAAGGAACAGTACGGCGGGGCGCGGCGTACCGGGCCGAGTCGGCGCAGCCCATACCGACGCCCGCTGCCGAGCCGTGCTGAAGCCTCACAACTGTGGGAACCGGCCAGCCCCAAGGACCACGGCAACTCACACGCGAGAGCGGTCCCCCGACCCACTGAGACCGCCTTCTCACCGTGCCCACCCAGCCGAGGGGGCTACCCCGCATGCGCGGGGACCACTCCCCCTGGACTCAGCGCTAGTTGGGCGGATGGGACCACCCCCGCATGCGCGGGGACCACCTGTGCGGTGGTCCGGTTCTTCGGCATGGCTGGGGACCACCCCCGCATGCGCGGGGACCACGGGGCCGCGTCACCTCAGAGCAGCGTGAACCGGGGACCACCCCCGCATGCGCGGGGACCACGACGAGGACGGCCAGGTCCCGACGGTCGGCGCGGGACCACCCCCGCATGCGCGGGGACCACAGTTCCTGAGCTGGGGATTTAGTTGGTTGGGTTACAGGGTGTGCCCCACTTTCAGAGAAACGGGCATTTCGGGCTTTCAGGCTAATCGGTAGGTGGAGGGGGGCTCAGGAGTTACCGAAGCGGCGTCTCTTGGCGGCCTTGCTCCAGCCCTGGCGCGGAGGTGACGGCGAGTTCGTGGTGGGTGGGGAGTGGGGTGAGGGGCGTTTGAGGAGGACGAGGCCTTCGTGGTCGGTGGGATGCCAGGCGTGTTCGTGAGTCGCGAAGGTGAAGCCCTGTTCGTTGTCCGTCTGGTACGCGAGCAGGGCGCGCCCTTTGCCGCGGTACTGGCGGACCTCCTCCCACAGGATGTCGCGTACCCGGGCCGAGGGTGAGCCCAGGAAGACGCCGGGCGAGACTTCCAGCAGCCAGCGGGTCAGGAAGCCCCGCAGGCCCGGTGGGCAGTTGGCGAGGACGATGACCGTCACCAGAGGGGCTCCTCGCCAGCGGCACCGTCATAGTTGCGGCCGGCTTCGACGAGCCGGTCCCCGTCCGACTGGAGACTCACCCGATCGGCCGTCCCCCGGGGCTCGGCGAGGCCGGTCTGCCCGAGAAGCAGCTCTTTGATGTCCCGTACGCAACGGTCGAGCAGACCGGTGGAGTTGATGCGGTCGCGCAGCGCCCGGCGGGTGCGCGTCGCCACATCCTCCTCGCCCTCGGCGGCCGCGTCGAACGCGGCCGGGATCCCGATCTCCGTCTTGTAGAGATCGGCGATGTCCAGGACGAACGAGCGCTCATGCCCGGAGTGCACGAAGCCCAGCCCCGGCGCACAGCCGAGCGCCGCCACCACGGCGTGGGCCACTCCGTACATGCACTGCGCGGACGCGGTCACGGCCTGATTGGCCGCATCTCCCGCGGCGAAGTCGCCATGATGGTAATCACGCCGCCGCCAGGAGACCCCGGTACGGGCCGATTCGCGGCGGTAACACTCCTTCACCCGCCGGCCCTCCATACTGAGGAGTTCCTGCCGGGTGTGGCCGGACGGATCGTCCTCGGGAAAGCGCATCCGGTACATGGCCCGGGCGACATCGAGCCGAGTACGACGATTCGCCCAGGCCGTCGCCTGTGCCTCGACGAGGTGCGAGGAGCGGGTGAGGGCTCGTCCGCCCGCGTAGAAACGCACTCCCTGCTCACCGACCCACACCACTGCGGCCCCGCATTCCCCGAGCACGGACATCGCCTGGTGGGTCAGCCGGGTTCCGGGGCCGAGGAGAAGCGTCCCGATGGTCGCGGACGGGATGTGGGTGACCCCGTCCGTGTCCGTCGCGGTGATCGCGTTGTCCTCCCGGTGAACCGTGCAGCGTTCCAGGTAGATGAAGGAGACCCGGTCACCGACCCGGGTGAGTTCCCGAGGTGAGGATGCGCCCCGGCGGCTGACGGTGGTCATGACGCGCGCACGGGCGCGAGGGTCATCAGCCCGCAGCCGTACGCCTTGGCCTTGCCCAACCCGTGCGTGAGAGTACGGCGGAAGACCTCGGCGTCCGTGACGCGGAGCCGGCCGTCGAAGGTGACGCGGGTGAAGTCGACCTGCCGCCGACTGCGGTGTGCCACGCCCTCGAACTTGCCGAATTGAGTGGGCGTCCTGTCGTGCACGACGACTTCGTGCTCGCTGCCGTGCTCGGTCAGCCGACGTTCGGCGGGGACGCGCAGCACCTCGAAACCGGCCCGCTGCTGCCGGTCGAGCAGCCAGCCGATCTGATGCCGCGGGGTGATGTGCGCGGCCCGTTTCGTCGGTGTCTCCCTGGAGTCCTGTGGCCTGCGGATGTAGTGCACCGGATTCGCGGTGAGCCGGAATCCCCAGGTGCTGTCGACGGCGAGACGGTCGAGCAGCCCCTGGTAGTCGAAGGTCGTCCAGCCCGGCTGCTCGGCGCTCGGCCACCCCGCCTGTTCCACGAGATGAGTGAGGTCGGGGCGGAGCGGACTGACGATGAACAGGTCGGCGCGTCCGGCGGCGGCCGGGTCCACTCGCCACAGGACCCGCGGTCCGCCGTCACCGCGAGGCGGAGCCTCGGGGAAGGACATGTTCACGGCTCCGTGCATGAAGTGCGGTGATCCGAGCAACCGACGAGCGCCGGGCCGGGCGGTGTTGATACGGAAACGGGTCAGGTACATCAGCTGTTCCTCGGACGGTGCTCTGCCGTGCTGGTGCTCGCGGAGGGATCGAGGGAGCGGAGGAGGACGGTCGGGTCGTGCTCGGGGGCGGGAGCGCCGTCGGACGAGTGCCGCCGGGGTTCGGTGAGGGAGGTGACCACGCCGCGCAGCCCGTACTGCCGATGACGGGGGTCGAAACTCACCGGGGTGTCCCTGAGGGACAGATGAGGGAGCTCGCCCGGTGGACAGTCGAGCAGCAGATCCACGGCTACCTCGGGCGGGGGGCCGTTCGGGTCCGGTCCTCCGTACCCGGTCCGGCCGTACGCCTGGGCGGCCTGTCCGATGCGCTTGCGGTACCAGGACGCCGCCTGCCAGGGCGCGGCCCGCAGCGCGTCCTCCAGGCCGGGGCCCGAAAAGGGCCGGCCCATGTCGAGAGGGCGGGACGGGGGACAGGAGCGCCGGCCGAGGTACGGAAGGAAATGTGGGGCACGCACGGCCTCGTACAGACGGTTCAGCAGCACGGCGTCCCCCTCGACCCCTGCGACGAAAACCGCGTCGGCGAGATAGAACCGTTCGGACAAAGGCATCGCCTTGCCGGAGTCCCCGTGGTGGGCGGTGTGGAAGTCCCGCAGCCGGGAGCCGGGCTGGTCGATGCGTACGCCGAACCGCAGTGCGGCCAGGTCGGCGAGGTCCGCACCGCGGGGGCGCCCTTCGGCGGCCGCGAGCAGCCCGAGCACGCCACTCTTGGTGGGTGCGTTCTCAGTGGTGCGACGGGCGAACCGGGCGGCCGAGCCCCAGGCTTGCAGCGGGCCCGCCAGCCGCAGCAGCAACACCGTCATGCGTCCGCTCCGGTGCTCACCCGCGCCGCCACCGCCTCTTGCACCTCCCGTACGAGGGCGTCCAAGGACACCCGGTGGCCCAGCGGTTCGAGCGCATCCGTCTCGTCGCCCACGCGGAACACCCAGCCGTGCTCCGGAGCCTCGATGCCGTACTGCTTCTCCAGATCCGGTACATATGCGGCGAGCCTGCGGCAACTCTCCCGGAGGTAGCCACCCTCCGGACCCTGCGGCACCGGCTCCTCGAATGCGCCGACGAAGCTCACCGGCCGGCGGTCGCGCAGCCGCACGATCACCGCGGAGGGCAGGGTGTGGTTCCCGAAGGTGTTGATCTTCCCCGTCGGGAGGGAGGTGACGAAGGCGTCCAGAAAAGCCCCGACCGCCTTTTCCACCGGGGCGCTGGGTGCCTCGTCCGTCCGCAGCCCGAGCCCCAGGTTGCGGGTCAACTCGTCCACGTCCACGGCGGCGTAGCGGTAGAGGGTCGCCGAGTTGAAGTCGATGGTCCCGATCATTCCGGCGCCGGATTCGTCCGCGCCGCTGAGGTCGTCCACGGCGGTGTAGTAATCGGATTCGATCTCCGACTTGTGCACGCTGATGGCATGAGCTACCTGTGAGGCCGCGTCCACATTGAGGTCGGCGGCATCGGCGACCATGCGTCCGAAGAGAGCGATGTCCACCGAGTGCCTGGAGTCCACCGACTGCCGGGCCTTGGCCTTGTTCTCCTTGTCCTTCAGATAGGTCTGGAGGACCTTGAGGTCACCCTCGGGGCCGCTGCCCTCGATCGTCACCTCGGCGAGGGCGTCCAGCTGCCGGCTGCTCAGGAACATCAGGTACGACGACTCGGGCGCGGCCGATTCCTCGTCTCCGCTCCTGGCCTTTCGCTTCGGCACCTCGATCTTGATCCCCGTCGCCGTTTTCAGCGTCTCGGCGGCCAACTGGACCGCGACGGGCGCCAACGACTCGTTCCGGTCGATGATGCGATCGGCCAGCGCCTCGGCGATCTTCTTCGTACGGACGCCGAGTGCCTCGGGCGGCAGCAGCTTCTCGAAGGCCGTGCGCGTGGCCCGTTTCCAGGCCTGACTCGACACTCGCGCACGCCGGACCCCGCCGTAGTAGGCCGACTTGGGCGTCCCTGTGTCGTCGCGGTTGAGATTGCTCGGCGGGACGACGTGAAGGACATGGATGTCGAGGATGGTTCGGGGCATGGTCATTCCGATCTTTTCGGGCGATGAGGATGCGGCACGTGGGCGGTCAGTCCGCGTCCACGGCCGGGAAGGCGGCGGAGGTGGAGGAGTCGGCGGGCGAACCCGTGTCGTCGCCCGGTCCGGTGCCGTCCTCCTCCCGTCGGCCGCTCCGATGCACTCGGTGGAAGTCCCGGCCCCAGCGACGCCTGACCTCGACCCGGCCCGTCTCGTACTGCCAGCGGTAGATCTGGTCGGCGAGGTCGCCGTAGTCCAGTGGAATGCGGGCGCCGCGCAGCAGCAGCACCATCTCGCGCAGCCGGCGGCCCAGCGTCTCCAGATCGGACGACGTCCCGATCCGTACGAACCGCTTGCGCAGGGCGGCACTCACGTCCTCGACCGGGGTGTACCCGGTGCTCTCCGGCGCCTCCTCGTCTCCGGTCCGCTGCGCGGGGAGGCCGGGTCCCGAGGACTTCGCCTCGGCCAGTCGCCGTACGGACCGACCCAGCGACCAGCCCGGGACGTGCATCGGCTCGTCCCGCAACGACTGCTGGTGCAACGCCCAGAGCGTCACGGCGAGATGGACCGCGCGGTCCTCACGGTCCTCGCGCGCCTCCTGCTGCCGCTGTCCTCCCGCCACCAGGTGACGCGTGGGGTCCTCGCCCTCCGCGCTCCTGCGCTCCCGGAGCTCGGTGAGCGCTTCCACATGGTCGAGCCCCCAGTTGGTGGGCGAGGCGTGGACGTCCCGGCCGACCTCGCGTCGCAACCGTGCCACGGCGGCCACGGCCGCCGGGCTGTCCTTGCGGTAGCCGCCCTGAAGACGGCTCACCGTGCGCCCGGTGGCCGTCCGGACGAGGGAGGGCGTGTGCTGCTCGCGGTGTCCCGCGGGACGGTCGGCACCGGCGGTTCCCGTGGTCGTGGTCATGATGTGCTCCGCGTGAGGTCGTGGCTGTCGGCTTCCGTGCTCGCAGGAAGCGGACGCGCGGGGCCCGGCCCCTGGGGCGGACCCAGCACCTTGTCGAGCCGGATGAGGAAGAGCTGCTCGGCGCGGCCGGCGTCCATCAGCCGCGTACCGCCGCCGGGAACGGTGATCAGGCGGCCTTCGTCCGCGGCCGGACCGCTGTCGTCGAGCACCTGTCGGCCGAGTCCGAGCAGATGGCGGCGCACCGCGGTCCGCCATGCGCGTCGTGCCGTCTCCAGGTCGGGGAAGGACAGCAGACCCTTCAGCCAGGCCCGGTACGGTCCGTCCAAGGTGCCGAAGCCAAGGTCACGGGCGGCGGTGACGGGCGTCGCGGGGTCCGTACCGGCGGCACGGGCCAGATCACCGGCGAGCCCGCCGAGAGCTTTGACGGCGTCCTCCGCGTCGCGGACGGCGTCGACCGCCGCCGCGCCGAAGACCGGGTTCGTCTCGTGCAGGGTGATCACGGGCAGGACCACGGAGTCGTCCACGATCTCGTCCACCACCGACTGCTGGGTGCCGTACGCCGCACCCACGAGACGCAGCCGTACCAGCGTTCCCGGGGGGATCTCGGCGGCGGTGATCACGTGCGTGAACCAACGGGCGATGCCGGAGGACAGTTCGCGCTCGGGCTCCCCCCGTTTCCCTCCGCCTGGGGCCGGTCCACGGGCCGGGAGCAGAGCGGCAAGCCCCCGCCAGGCCGCTCTGTCCGGGTGGTGCCGGAGCGGCGTGTAGACGGGGACGCGGCCCTGCTTCTTCTCCTGCGTCTCACTACGCCGCCAACCGGACATCGGCTCGGTGTTCCAGGGAGCGCTCATCGTGAGCGGGTCGCCGTACCCGAGGACTACGCCCGTCACGGCGCCGTTCTCCGCGTGCAGCCGAATCCGGCGCGACTGCCACGTGTACAGATCCCGGAGCCCCTGCGGGCGGGCGGCGCCGCCGCTGCCCTCGCGCGGTCCGGCGCCGGGGGCAGCCGCGCGGCGCCATACCGGCATGTCCTGGCCGGTCGAGCCGTCCGCGCCCCAGCCTTCCACCTCTTGCAGGGCGATCAGGTTGAGCAGCAGGGTCTCGCGGAGTGTGGCGCCCTCGGCGAACACCCCGCCGAGACTGCCCAGCGAACCCACCCCCAAGGGGTAGACCTTTCCCGCCTTGCCCCGGTCGTCGCCCAGCAGGGCCGGTTTGATCCCGGAGGTGTCGAAGGCGTGTGCGTGCACCAGCCACCGGGCGGCCTCCGCGTACGACAGACAGTCGACGCCGGGACGGCGCATCGAGAACAGGGGCTCGCCCACAGGGACGTCCGCGACGATCCGGCTCAGCGGCGCGATCTCGTTCTTCGCGGTCCTCAGGCCGGCGACCTGGTAGAACGGCCGGTCCGTGGCGAACAGATCGAAACGGTCCCGGTGCGCCGCGAGGTATTCGGGAACGGCGGCAAAGGGGTCGGCCGACAGCCACAGATCCTCCCACTCCTCCACCTCCGCCGGGCCGTCCAGAGCGTCGTACAGGATCGCGAGGAGCAGCCGTAAGATCGCGATCTCCTGGGTGGGCACATCTCCCACCAGTCCCCGCAGGGAGTCGGCCTGCTCGAAGAGCCCGAGCATGGAGACGACATCGGTCGTCCCGTCCCCGCGCTGCACCGGGAGCCACGGCTCGGTGACCAGATCGAACGAGATCGGCCCCGACGTCGCCATGGTCCTCCGGCTCACCACCTCGACCACCTCGGCCGATCGCTCACCATGCTCATCCTGGCTGCCCGCTTCCCCCGCTTGTTCCTCACCGGAACCGCCCGCCGCTCGTTCCTCGCCGCTCCGTGCGATCGCGGGCGCGTCAGCAGACGTGACCCGCAGTCCGTCGGTGCGGCTGTAGGCGAGTACGAAGCCTGCCAGATGGGTCTGACAATCCGGGTCCAGAACGATAATCAGCTCACCAGCCAGCCAAGGACACTCCTTTACCTGCCAGGCAGGGACCAGAAATTGCTCAAGTTCGGCAATGGTTCGGTCGATCATCCAGCGCTTGCTGAAACGGCCCGGCAGCGTGAGAGCACTCGCCGCCACCGCCTCGCAGGCCCGGCGACCGGGCACGAAGTCGACCGGCAGATCCAGACCACCCCGCGGGCCGTCCGGGCCGTCGTCGAGCCATGGCACGGTCGTCAGACGACCGTCGGCCTGCCGCTGGACGACCAGAACCTCCAGCGTCTCCTCACTGTCGCGTACCTGAGCGCGCCCCGCGGGGCTGTCGTCCACATCCCCCGCCGCCGCCTCCAGCCACCCGTACACGGGCCGCCCGGCGCGCCGAGCAGGGCCGAGCAGAAAGGTCTCGGCCTTGTGCCGCTTCTCGTCCAGTAACCGGTCATGCTCGGTACGAGCAGCAGCGAGCCGCTCCGCCCACGCGGCCGGACCGACCGCCCCGTCCCCGTAAACCGCCTGGACCAATGGGCTGATGGAGCCGGGCAGGCCCAGCGCCCGGCCGTCGAGGTACGGACCGAGCGCGCCCAGCGAACGCAGCAGGGTGTACTCACTGCGATAGACCGCACGAGTGCCGTCACCAGGCTGCGGCGGATCCGCCCCCCAGTCCACTCCGGTGACGAGGCAGCGCGCCTGTGCCAGGTGAGCTGGTCGGATCCGAGTGTGCCGGTGCAGGCGGCCCATCCGTTGCAACAGCAGGTCGATCGGGGCCAGATCTGTGATCAGCAGGTCGAAGTCGATGTCGAGCGACTGTTCAGCCACCTGGCTGGCGACCACGACATGCCGGTGGGGCCGTTGCCGGCCGTCCGGTCCGAAGCGCCGTACCAGGTCCGCGTCCAGGGCCGCACGGTCGGCGGCGAGGAAGCGGGAGTGCGCCACGGTGATCGCGTCCTCGCCCAGCCGTGCGCGCAGCACGTCCGCGGCTTCCAGCACCCGGTCCACCGTATTGCGTACGACCAACGCGCAGCCGCCCTGGGCGAGTTCGCGCTCAAGCCGGTCGGCCAGCACGGCCAGGTCGTCGTCCGACCGCTCCAGGGCCACCGCGACGTGTCTGCCGGAAGCGGCGGGAGGGCAGGCGATACGGACCGGGTGTCCAGGGGCCGTGGCGGTGATCAGGGGATAGCCGTCACTGCTCGCCGCGGAGCTCCCGTCAGGGGAGCCGAAGCCCGAGGAACCGGAGTACGCGGCCACCAGCGCGCGCCTGCGGTCGGCCGGCAACGTCGCCGACAGCAGGACGACCGGAACTCGGTACGCCGCCAGCCACTCCAGTACCCGGTCCAGATACCGCCCCATGTACGCGTCGTACGCGTGCACCTCGTCGATCACGACGACCTTGCCTGCCACCGCCAGGTGCCGCAGGGCCAGGTGCCGGCTTTTCAGCCCGGCGAACAGGACTTGGTCGATGGTCCCTACGGCGAAGGAGGCCAGCAGCTGCTTCTTGCGCCCCCGCAGCCACTGATGAGCGTGGAATCCGGCCTCCCTGGCCGGCCGGACAGCGCTCTTCTCTCCTCTTTCTTCCTCGCAGCCGTCGAGTTCGACAGCTACGATGTTTCGCCGCCCTTGGCGCAGTAGTCCCGCCCATACGTGGTTGAGAGCGGCTTTGGCGTGAGCGAGTACGACGGAACGCCGGCCGTCTTCGCCTTCTTCCCCCTCGGGCAGGTGCTTCAGCCAGTCCAGGACCCGCGGGAACATGGCGTCCCCTGTCGCCCGAGTGGGCAGCGCCACGAGCACTCCACCGGCGCCCGATCGGGCCGCGAGGACCTCTGCCGCGGCCAGTGCCGCCTCGGTCTTGC is a genomic window of Streptomyces sp. WP-1 containing:
- the casA gene encoding type I-E CRISPR-associated protein Cse1/CasA — protein: MTDAESGPPGVEVVFATGQLSAPTRSAWAKHDQRAGGWLPLWRHMADSAAVAGRLWEQWVPRSVKELVADALPAGDADARKLVVFLAGVHDVGKATPAFACQVEALAGRMRDEGLDMPSDREFGQDRRIAPHGLASQLLVQEWMAERYGLRSRVSGQFAVVVGGHHGTYPDHPRIHDLQLRPHLMRHHGPSEAVWRGVQFELMDLCAASAGAADRLPEWTGVRLPQPAQIALTAVVILSDWIASSAELFPYDPETWQPLGPQGERRRLTAAWAGLDLPRPWAPREPGGTAEELLRSRFPGLENAVIRPVQAEAVRMARSMPAPGMLVIEAPMGEGKTEAALAAAEVLAARSGAGGVLVALPTRATGDAMFPRVLDWLKHLPEGEEGEDGRRSVVLAHAKAALNHVWAGLLRQGRRNIVAVELDGCEEERGEKSAVRPAREAGFHAHQWLRGRKKQLLASFAVGTIDQVLFAGLKSRHLALRHLAVAGKVVVIDEVHAYDAYMGRYLDRVLEWLAAYRVPVVLLSATLPADRRRALVAAYSGSSGFGSPDGSSAASSDGYPLITATAPGHPVRIACPPAASGRHVAVALERSDDDLAVLADRLERELAQGGCALVVRNTVDRVLEAADVLRARLGEDAITVAHSRFLAADRAALDADLVRRFGPDGRQRPHRHVVVASQVAEQSLDIDFDLLITDLAPIDLLLQRMGRLHRHTRIRPAHLAQARCLVTGVDWGADPPQPGDGTRAVYRSEYTLLRSLGALGPYLDGRALGLPGSISPLVQAVYGDGAVGPAAWAERLAAARTEHDRLLDEKRHKAETFLLGPARRAGRPVYGWLEAAAGDVDDSPAGRAQVRDSEETLEVLVVQRQADGRLTTVPWLDDGPDGPRGGLDLPVDFVPGRRACEAVAASALTLPGRFSKRWMIDRTIAELEQFLVPAWQVKECPWLAGELIIVLDPDCQTHLAGFVLAYSRTDGLRVTSADAPAIARSGEERAAGGSGEEQAGEAGSQDEHGERSAEVVEVVSRRTMATSGPISFDLVTEPWLPVQRGDGTTDVVSMLGLFEQADSLRGLVGDVPTQEIAILRLLLAILYDALDGPAEVEEWEDLWLSADPFAAVPEYLAAHRDRFDLFATDRPFYQVAGLRTAKNEIAPLSRIVADVPVGEPLFSMRRPGVDCLSYAEAARWLVHAHAFDTSGIKPALLGDDRGKAGKVYPLGVGSLGSLGGVFAEGATLRETLLLNLIALQEVEGWGADGSTGQDMPVWRRAAAPGAGPREGSGGAARPQGLRDLYTWQSRRIRLHAENGAVTGVVLGYGDPLTMSAPWNTEPMSGWRRSETQEKKQGRVPVYTPLRHHPDRAAWRGLAALLPARGPAPGGGKRGEPERELSSGIARWFTHVITAAEIPPGTLVRLRLVGAAYGTQQSVVDEIVDDSVVLPVITLHETNPVFGAAAVDAVRDAEDAVKALGGLAGDLARAAGTDPATPVTAARDLGFGTLDGPYRAWLKGLLSFPDLETARRAWRTAVRRHLLGLGRQVLDDSGPAADEGRLITVPGGGTRLMDAGRAEQLFLIRLDKVLGPPQGPGPARPLPASTEADSHDLTRSTS